In Carya illinoinensis cultivar Pawnee chromosome 7, C.illinoinensisPawnee_v1, whole genome shotgun sequence, the following are encoded in one genomic region:
- the LOC122316341 gene encoding uncharacterized protein LOC122316341, translated as MAGVVVPQSLADGVYFIPMLDGTNFSDWKDSVQFTLAYMDLDYALCVEQPPATIDTDVQEVIENRQWWERSNRLSLMLIKSRMSKSVRGSIGDCATIKELMQAIEKQFVRSDKVLASTLIRQFTTKAFDSSKGMHAYITEMRDIVSQLKGLKIEISELLLVHFILDLLPSEYGPFKIFYNTHKENWSVTDLLTMCARRGNDEV; from the exons ATGGCTGGAG TTGTTGTACCACAATCCTTAGCTgatggtgtttattttattccaatGCTTGATGGCACAAATTTTTCTGACTGGAAAGATTCGGTTCAATTTACCTTGGCGTATATGGACCTTGACTATGCACTCTGTGTGGAGCAACCACCTGCTACCATAGATACGGATGTACAGGAAGTTATTGAAAATCGCCAATGGTGGGAGCGATCTAATCGCCTAAGTCTAATGCTCATAAAGTCTCGCATGAGTAAGAGCGTTAGAGGTTCTATTGGTGATTGCGCTACAATTAAGGAATTAATGCAGGCAATTGAGAAACAGTTTGTTCGCTCTGACAAAGTTTTAGCTAGCACTCTTATCAGGCAATTTACTACTAAAGCCTTTGACAGTTCTAAGGgtatgcatgcatatattaCAGAAATGAGAGACATTGTTTCTCAACTTAAGGGCTTAAAGATAGAGATATCTGAGCTATTATTGGTCCATTTCATCCTTGACTTACTGCCATCTGAGTATGGACCTTTCAAGATCTTTTATAACACACATAAGGAAAACTGGTCAGTTACGGATCTTCTGACCATGTGTGCAAGAAGAGGAAATGATGAAGTATGA